One part of the Cetobacterium somerae ATCC BAA-474 genome encodes these proteins:
- a CDS encoding response regulator transcription factor, with amino-acid sequence MLKKNILIIEDDPKIRRYLELELVHEGYNIDLAVDGSDGLKLFRENNYALILLDLMLPHMSGEDVCKTIRNESNIPIIVLTAKDEIFSKITLLDLGADDYITKPFVIGELLARMRVIFRNKQSFTDKKILKFENISLNLNTKEVLLDETLITLTKTEYNLLHYLMINKNLVLSRENILENVWGYDYFGDGKIIDMYIKALRKKLDPDSKYIKTIRGFGYSLKKED; translated from the coding sequence ATGTTAAAAAAGAATATACTTATTATTGAAGATGACCCTAAAATTAGAAGATATTTAGAATTAGAATTAGTTCATGAAGGATATAACATTGATTTAGCCGTGGATGGAAGTGATGGTTTAAAACTATTTAGAGAAAATAACTACGCTCTTATTCTTCTTGATTTAATGCTTCCTCATATGAGTGGTGAAGATGTTTGTAAAACTATTAGAAATGAATCTAATATACCAATTATAGTATTAACTGCTAAAGATGAAATTTTTAGCAAAATAACTCTTTTAGATTTAGGGGCAGATGATTATATTACTAAACCATTTGTCATTGGAGAGCTTCTAGCTAGAATGAGAGTTATCTTTAGAAATAAACAATCTTTTACAGATAAAAAAATTTTAAAATTCGAAAATATATCTCTTAACTTAAATACAAAAGAGGTTCTTTTAGATGAAACTTTAATAACTTTAACTAAAACAGAATACAATTTACTTCACTACTTAATGATTAATAAAAATTTAGTTTTAAGCAGAGAAAATATCTTAGAAAATGTTTGGGGATATGATTATTTTGGAGATGGAAAAATTATTGATATGTATATTAAAGCTCTTAGAAAAAAACTTGATCCTGATAGTAAATACATTAAAACTATTCGTGGATTTGGTTATTCATTAAAAAAGGAGGATTAA
- a CDS encoding sensor histidine kinase → MRTLSGTLKKSYFQLICLFTIVLLLSLSITGKYLINSSKQYLRNAMGFLKYEILEEVNSKSMEIFTGDLVNQLFRVENPALDDLEITIKYKDLTYTENKKQFLLDSAVEDKVKNVHWYDYMVLKNELINKDGEVYTVILVKNLSEEKNFFFDMIYIFLSGLSICIIISIFAFTKLLKKIKKQLSLLENINSNITLENLKVIKPTNYFKEFDNILDSYEDMLLRLDTQNKKQIEFVHNSSHELKTPLFIIGGYIDMIKRWGKKDPEIFNEALISIEDETKSMNLLIEKLLFIAKESEIKSEKNEVELSEIILGCISSLKHQYPKSNINFTPEYTIIKSDEGLIKLLIKNILENSIKYGKNNPVDISITNNDEQKQAILTIKDYGIGMTSEELHHIYDRFFRANKSRSKEIQGHGLGMSIVKRIINLLNLDIKISSTPNMGTTVQIFFNL, encoded by the coding sequence TTGAGAACCCTTTCAGGTACTTTAAAGAAAAGTTATTTTCAATTGATTTGTCTATTTACTATTGTTCTACTTTTATCACTATCTATTACTGGAAAATATTTAATTAATTCATCTAAACAATACTTAAGAAATGCTATGGGATTTTTAAAATATGAAATCTTAGAAGAAGTTAATTCAAAATCTATGGAAATTTTTACAGGTGATTTAGTCAACCAACTTTTTAGAGTAGAAAATCCTGCTCTTGATGATTTAGAAATAACAATAAAATATAAGGATTTAACTTATACAGAAAATAAAAAGCAATTTCTTTTAGATTCTGCTGTTGAAGATAAGGTAAAAAATGTTCATTGGTATGATTATATGGTTTTAAAAAATGAACTGATTAATAAAGATGGAGAAGTCTATACTGTTATTCTTGTAAAAAATTTAAGCGAAGAAAAAAATTTCTTCTTTGACATGATTTATATCTTTTTATCTGGATTATCCATTTGTATAATTATATCTATCTTTGCTTTTACAAAATTATTAAAAAAAATAAAAAAACAACTTTCTTTATTAGAAAATATTAATTCGAATATTACTTTAGAAAACTTAAAAGTTATAAAACCTACAAATTATTTTAAAGAATTTGATAACATATTAGATTCATACGAAGATATGTTATTAAGACTTGATACACAAAATAAAAAACAAATTGAATTTGTTCATAATTCATCACATGAGCTAAAAACTCCTCTTTTTATAATTGGGGGATATATTGATATGATTAAGCGTTGGGGAAAAAAAGACCCTGAAATATTTAATGAAGCTTTAATATCTATTGAAGATGAAACTAAAAGTATGAATCTACTTATTGAAAAACTTTTATTTATTGCGAAAGAATCTGAAATCAAAAGTGAAAAAAATGAAGTTGAACTATCTGAAATTATTTTAGGATGTATCTCTAGCTTAAAACATCAATACCCTAAATCTAATATTAATTTTACTCCTGAGTATACAATTATTAAATCTGATGAGGGGTTAATTAAGTTATTAATAAAAAACATCTTGGAAAATTCTATTAAATATGGTAAAAATAACCCAGTTGATATAAGTATTACAAATAACGATGAACAAAAACAAGCTATTTTAACTATTAAAGATTATGGTATTGGAATGACTTCTGAAGAACTTCACCATATTTACGATCGATTCTTTAGAGCAAATAAATCTCGTAGCAAAGAGATTCAAGGTCATGGTCTTGGTATGTCTATTGTTAAAAGAATTATAAATCTTTTAAATTTAGATATAAAAATTTCGAGTACCCCTAATATGGGAACAACTGTTCAAATATTTTTTAATCTATAA